One genomic segment of Arachis duranensis cultivar V14167 chromosome 4, aradu.V14167.gnm2.J7QH, whole genome shotgun sequence includes these proteins:
- the LOC107485318 gene encoding protein SMALL AUXIN UP-REGULATED RNA 9 translates to MDPPKKSNKIKDIVRLQQILKKWRRIANSSKSSDNNNNNNHSGSTSSKSIKFLKRTLSLSERDKGSSSNAVPKGYLAVCVGLELKRFVIPTVYLGHQAFHMLLREAEEEFGFEQTGVLRIPCEVSVFESVLKMVEEKDKFSAHNCGLFSVEKMMMGYCSFNQLTYSHHPQSPMCR, encoded by the coding sequence ATGGATCCACCAAAGAAATCTAACAAGATCAAGGACATTGTCAGGCTTCAACAGATCCTCAAGAAATGGAGAAGGATTGCCAACTCTTCAAAATCAAgtgacaacaacaacaacaacaatcatagCGGCAGCACCAGCAGTAAAAGCATTAAGTTTCTGAAAAGGACACTTTCTTTGTCCGAGCGTGACAAAGGATCGTCAAGCAATGCGGTTCCAAAAGGCTACTTAGCTGTTTGCGTCGGACTAGAGCTCAAGAGATTTGTCATACCAACTGTATATTTGGGTCACCAAGCCTTTCACATGTTGCTAAGAGAAGCTGAAGAAGAGTTCGGGTTTGAGCAGACCGGCGTTCTGAGGATTCCTTGTGAAGTATCTGTGTTCGAGAGTGTCCTGAAGATGGTGGAGGAAAAGGACAAGTTTTCGGCTCACAATTGCGGATTATTCAGTGTAGAAAAGATGATGATGGGGTACTGCTCCTTCAATCAGCTTACTTATTCGCATCATCCTCAAAGTCCTATGTgcagatag